One genomic segment of Labrus bergylta chromosome 17, fLabBer1.1, whole genome shotgun sequence includes these proteins:
- the fam78ab gene encoding protein FAM78A isoform X1: MSPKMDITRTFKHALCRDLGTLLWIVLLFNAMGCIQSIRCKPKSFRDSIIVLEVNSSIDPNPTSIDESSSVVLRYRTPHFRACARVLVPPVASKETWTIGWIQACNHMEFYNTYGTKGMSSWELPDLRDGKIQAISDSDGVNYPWYGNTTETCTVVGPTKKDSKFTVSMNDNFYPSVTWGVPVSDCNVPQLSSIRRDQSFTTWLVAINQATSETLVLQTIRWRMRLHIKVDPENPLGERAVLNEPVAQEQPQILGKNEPIPCNAMVKPNANDAQVLMWRPKNGDPVVVIPPKY; the protein is encoded by the exons ATGTCACCCAAAATGGATATAACACGGACTTTCAAACATGCTCTATGCCGAG ACCTCGGGACGTTACTGTGGATTGTGTTGCTATTTAATGCAATGGGCTGCATCCAGAGTATCAGGTGTAAGCCCAAGAGTTTCCGAGACAGTATCATCGTCCTGGAGGTGAACAGTTCCATCGACCCCAACCCCACCAGCATCGACGAGTCATCCAGTGTGGTCCTGCGCTACCGGACACCGCACTTCCGAGCCTGTGCCCGGGTCCTGGTGCCGCCAGTTGCCAGCAAAGAGACATGGACCATCGGCTGGATCCAAGCCTGTAACCACATGGAGTTCTACAACACGTATGGAACCAAAGGGAT GTCAAGTTGGGAGCTCCCCGACCTCCGGGATGGGAaaatccaggccatcagtgattCAGACGGGGTCAACTACCCTTGGTACGGCAACACCACGGAGACCTGCACCGTCGTCGGCCCCACCAAGAAGGACAGCAAGTTCACTGTTAGCATGAATGACAATTTCTACCCCAGCGTGACCTGGGGCGTGCCCGTCAGCGACTGCAATGTGCCTCAGCTTAGCAGCATCCGCCGCGACCAGAGCTTTACGACCTGGCTGGTGGCGATCAACCAGGCCACGTCAGAGACACTCGTTCTTCAGACAATTCGCTGGAGGATGCGGCTACACATAAAAGTGGACCCGGAGAATCCTCTGGGGGAAAGGGCTGTCCTGAATGAGCCCGTGGCCCAGGAGCAGCCTCAGATCCTGGGAAAGAACGAGCCCATCCCCTGTAACGCCATGGTCAAGCCTAACGCCAATGATGCCCAGGTGCTGATGTGGCGGCCAAAGAATGGTGACCCTGTGGTGGTCATCCCACCCAAATACTGA
- the fam78ab gene encoding protein FAM78A isoform X2, translated as MGCIQSIRCKPKSFRDSIIVLEVNSSIDPNPTSIDESSSVVLRYRTPHFRACARVLVPPVASKETWTIGWIQACNHMEFYNTYGTKGMSSWELPDLRDGKIQAISDSDGVNYPWYGNTTETCTVVGPTKKDSKFTVSMNDNFYPSVTWGVPVSDCNVPQLSSIRRDQSFTTWLVAINQATSETLVLQTIRWRMRLHIKVDPENPLGERAVLNEPVAQEQPQILGKNEPIPCNAMVKPNANDAQVLMWRPKNGDPVVVIPPKY; from the exons ATGGGCTGCATCCAGAGTATCAGGTGTAAGCCCAAGAGTTTCCGAGACAGTATCATCGTCCTGGAGGTGAACAGTTCCATCGACCCCAACCCCACCAGCATCGACGAGTCATCCAGTGTGGTCCTGCGCTACCGGACACCGCACTTCCGAGCCTGTGCCCGGGTCCTGGTGCCGCCAGTTGCCAGCAAAGAGACATGGACCATCGGCTGGATCCAAGCCTGTAACCACATGGAGTTCTACAACACGTATGGAACCAAAGGGAT GTCAAGTTGGGAGCTCCCCGACCTCCGGGATGGGAaaatccaggccatcagtgattCAGACGGGGTCAACTACCCTTGGTACGGCAACACCACGGAGACCTGCACCGTCGTCGGCCCCACCAAGAAGGACAGCAAGTTCACTGTTAGCATGAATGACAATTTCTACCCCAGCGTGACCTGGGGCGTGCCCGTCAGCGACTGCAATGTGCCTCAGCTTAGCAGCATCCGCCGCGACCAGAGCTTTACGACCTGGCTGGTGGCGATCAACCAGGCCACGTCAGAGACACTCGTTCTTCAGACAATTCGCTGGAGGATGCGGCTACACATAAAAGTGGACCCGGAGAATCCTCTGGGGGAAAGGGCTGTCCTGAATGAGCCCGTGGCCCAGGAGCAGCCTCAGATCCTGGGAAAGAACGAGCCCATCCCCTGTAACGCCATGGTCAAGCCTAACGCCAATGATGCCCAGGTGCTGATGTGGCGGCCAAAGAATGGTGACCCTGTGGTGGTCATCCCACCCAAATACTGA
- the LOC109987344 gene encoding inactive phospholipid phosphatase 7, whose protein sequence is MPSGYNVRSRARERNSVLGRPEFMSLNQPPPRAGSSSTGGGNSGGGGGQGSGPGPSETRGNARRPGQIKHQTSQPTEDPVDNGSKDRRESGKMPEEDCMLLNPSFKGIAKNSLLAIDICLSKRMGVCAYTSSSWGGCRSMVALLALTGHGITWIIGTIVCLTRSNTLAGQEVLVNLLLALIFDVITVAGVQRLVKRRGPWEMMPGFMDCVAMDTYSFPAAHASRAAMVSKFLLSHLVLAVPLRILLVLWAFLVGMSRVLLGKHHLTDMVCGFALGLLHFSLMETVWLSSSMCQTLISISTLSWSPFF, encoded by the exons ATGCCCTCTGGTTACAATGTGAGATCCCGGGCTCGGGAGAGGAACAGCGTCCTGGGAAGACCTGAGTTCATGTCCCTGAACCAGCCGCCCCCCCGCGCAGGCTCCAGCAGCACCGGCGGCGGCAacagcggcggcggcggcgggcAGGGGTCGGGCCCGGGCCCCTCCGAGACCCGAGGCAACGCGAGACGACCGGGTCAGATCAAGCATCAAACCAGCCAGCCCACTGAGGATCCCGTCGACAACGGCAGCAAGGACAGAAGAGAGTCAGGCAAAATGCCCGAGGAGGACTGCATGCTGCTCAATCCTTCCTTCAAGGGGATCGCGAAGAACTCCCTCCTCGCCATTGACATCTGTCTGTCCAAGCGCATGGGGGTCTGCGCCTACACGTCTTCCTCGTGGGGGGGCTGCCGCTCCATGGTGGCCCTGTTGGCGCTCACCGGGCATGGCATCACGTGGATTATTGGCACTATTGTGTGCCTCACGAGGAGTAACACTCTGGCCGGGCAAGAGGTCCTGGTCAACCTGCTGCTCG CCCTCATTTTTGACGTCATAACCGTGGCCGGAGTTCAGAGACTGGTGAAGCGCAGAGGGCCCTGGGAGATGATGCCGGGCTTCATGGACTGTGTCGCCATGGACACCTACTCCTTCCCCGCCGCTCACGCGAGCCGGGCGGCCATGGTGTCCAAGTTCCTGCTGTCCCACTTGGTCCTGGCAGTGCCGCTCCGCATCCTGCTGGTGCTGTGGGCCTTCCTGGTGGGCATGTCCCGGGTGCTGCTGGGAAAACACCACCTAACTGATATGGTGTGTGGGTTCGCCCTGGGCCTGCTCCACTTCAGCTTGATGGAGACGGTGTGGCTCTCGTCAAGCATGTGTCAGACTCTGATTTCCATTAGCACGCTCAGCTGGAGCCCCTTTTTCTGA